In Populus alba chromosome 9, ASM523922v2, whole genome shotgun sequence, a genomic segment contains:
- the LOC118034787 gene encoding uncharacterized protein, which yields MELAVHALSFTSFSKNRESKPQGRTIPDPATCSSIDVKLQEQGRKTSTVCYSLPETAASVAIAATAVGAAITLLVRRNKPSEADEIPLKTCEDCGGSGICSECNGEGFVLKKLSEESAERARLSAKNMATRYTAGLPKKWSYCTKCSSARSCSACGGSGKLNY from the exons ATGGAGTTAGCAGTGCACGCTTTGTCATTCACCTCCTTCTCCAAGA ACAGGGAGTCGAAGCCTCAAGGTCGTACTATACCGGAtcctgctacttgttcttcaATTGATGTGAAATTACAAGAACAAGGGAGAAAAACATCCACAGTATGCTATTCTCTACCAGAGACAGCTGCCTCTGTGGCAATTGCTGCTACAGCTGTGGGTGCTGCAATTACCCTTCTAGTGAGAAGAAACAAACCATCCGAGGCAGATGAG ATTCCACTCAAAACATGTGAAGATTGTGGTGGTTCTGGTATATGTTCTGAATGCAATGGTGAAGGGTTTGTTCTTAAGAAACTGTCAGAAGAGAGTGCTGAGAGAGCAAGACTGAGTGCAAAGAACATGGCCACTCGATATACAGCAGG GCTTCCAAAGAAGTGGAGCTACTGTACAAAGTGCTCCTCTGCCCGATCTTGTAGCGCTTGTGGTGGCAGTGGAAAGTTGaactattaa